The Mustela nigripes isolate SB6536 chromosome 6, MUSNIG.SB6536, whole genome shotgun sequence DNA window GGAATTTCAATATTCTAATCATGTGAAATCATTTCAAAGCCATAAGCACTTTTCTCTTTTGCAAGAGGTAGATACCTCTGTGTGTCTTATAGtaagtattcctttttttaaaggccaCTCAAAGGATTATTTATATGAACATAAGCTAGAAATCACTAAAGTAGATGGGTGAAACCAAAGAAGCTATGCTTCTCTCTAGGATAAGGAGGAGTTGGAGCTCTGCAGGCTACATATCCTTAAGGGTGATGTTTCTTTTCCTAGTTATGGATTcaggcttcattcattcatctgttaaacaattatttattgagcaactccCATGTACCAGGCATTAATCTAGGTGATGGAGATGTCACAGTGGACAAAACCAAACCTCTTCCCTAATGGATCTTATACCCTATTTGAAAGtgaaagacaacaaacaaataaaatatagaataacaGATGTTAACTGCTGTGGAGTAGAGTAAAACAAAGTAAAGGGACTAGAGAGTTCTGGAGTGAAGGGGATCCTTGTGCCTTAAAAACAAAGCAGGTATTGTCCCTGTAAATTGTGGACTTATGGTTGACTATAGAAGATGGGACCGTTTTCATGTAAGACTTCTTAAAACAGGGGCTTCAGGGTCTGTGTGGAAAAGTTGGGGCGAAAATCCTTCTCCTCACTTCTGCACAAGATCCAGCACTGCTTCAGTACTTTGAAATGTGGATCAACTTTTGGGGATCAACTGTGTCCCCAAAAGTTGATCCACATTTCATAGTATTCACCATCATGAATACTAGTCATGAACTAGACTATGAATACATAGTCTCTGTCTATGTGTGTTGACTAGAAGCATAACACGCCCGCACAGTTGCTGCTCAACTGTAGCTGGCAGTGCCTTGCTTATCCTTGGGATACCACCCCATGgtaaaagggaattaaaaactACTTTTGATAGTATTTTTAGGATGTCTAAGAGGTATAGAGATAGCATAACTAGATGTATCAGTAAGACCTACAAAATTGTGTTTGAATTGTCTATGATAGAATGCCTCAGACTTCCTCAAGATGTGACAGGTGAGAAGAGGCCTGGAAGTTTGCATAGGTCAGCATAAAGGAACactgaatttctaaaaattcctCTAACTGGAAGGGCAGACATACCAGAGTCCATACCCTGTCCAGATGCTGAGACATAATTTCCTCTGAGTTGGAAGGATACTCCCGGAGAGGCAATTTGTCAAGCAAAATTGTCCCATGGCACCAAAAATTGAGAGTGTTCTCTGGTGGTAAAGCACGTCAGTGCCTGATGAAGATTGTAACTTGGGGCAAAACCAGTCCCTGGGCTGTTGGCAACTTTCTGGGGGCAGAAAATATATAGTAAGGGTGGAAGGTACATGAGACCCTGTACCAGACATCACGGTTGGCTCCAGAACTCCGAACGGCAGTTTGTGGCCAACTACCCCACAACGCTTGGACTGGAACTAGACCTGTCAGAGGGCACAGGATAAATGACTATCCAGTGAGGGGAAAAGTCCTCTGCAAGTGTTAACACAAAAGCAGCTGTTGCAGAAATGCAGAAAGGGGAGATAGGACAAACACCGGCACAACAGGTTTAATTGGAATGACAGGTGATTTTCAGTGGAATTTCAGACTCCACAAGAAGGAATTCTTGCTTTGAATAAAGTTattatggaagagaaagaaatgtgtggGCAGGAGATGGCCTTTTTAAGATTCCTAAAAATAGTTTGGGGGCACAGAGCAAGCAACTGAAAGTCTTGCTCTGGTTGTCATCTTCTGGTGAGGATGTGTGTTTGGGGCTCACCTCATGGCCATGTCTATGACAATAGAGCTTTTAGACTGTGGACATTTGGACCCCCTTTCCAGCCAGGGGCTCATAACAATTCGGGATCCTTGCAAACTCCCACGTCCATTTCTCTGTATAAGAGTAGAGGAAATgaggggtggcctgggtggctcagttggttaagtgtctgccttcaggtcagatcatgatcccagggtcctggggtcctaggatctagcacTCCATGGgtctccctctgctcagcagaggaatctgtgtctccctctccctctgcccctccactttcactcactcactctctctcaaatatataaaaccttaaaaaaaaagagtagaggaaATGAGCAAAACAGTTTgtaatatcagacaaaacacCCTtccataatgaaaatatttagtcTATGCGACAGACCAAACCTACAagtattttcagtctttcttgcCCTCTAGGAAGAGACTCTGTCATTGACAGCTGGCGCTCCAAGTACCTGCTCAGAATGGAGGGCAAAACCAAAGGAGATGAAACAAGGACAAGGAATTCCTTctcatggaagagaaaaagaatatatccAAGAGGCGAAGTAGTCAGGCAAGTGAGAAAGCCAGGGACAGACTTGAAAGTTTGGAGGTGTCTGCAGCGAAAGGAGGGGGAATGGGAGCTACAGCTATGTCAGGATGTGTGAGATGCgtagagaaggagggaagaaaagttCAAGGCGTTTTGCTTTGTGCTGAGAATGCAAATTTCTTTAGGGTTTTCCCAgagactataataaaaataaagtgctttttagttttttggcTGTTGGAGGTGTTTCTTTTGAATGTGATATCACGCTGAGATGGGCCCTAAGGCACCTCAATGCCATAAAAGTTACATCTGGAGAGCACCATCTGGGATAGTGGACCTTAAGTGTAGCAGTCAGCTCTGCCTTGATTTTGATCATCACTCTTGATCTGGGTCAAGACAGCATCTTCATCACAGCTGTTGAATTTATAGTTCAAAAAGTACACCAGCTATATAAAAGATAGATTGGAGATAAACTGGATGCCGGATAGAGGAAAATGCAGAAACAACTAAGAATCACAATTCTAGTTAGAATGTGATATGTGGAACTAAGTGTACCTGACCTGTATCTATGTACCATGGAATCTCTTCCACCCATTGGCTCATGATGAAGGAATAGAACAGCTAGGGTGGTTACCTGAGGataaaagaaaggcaagaagcagaaggggttatttattttttttcttgctatagGGCATACATGCTATGTGTGAATACTCTAATGACATGGTCAGAGTACCCACTGAGCCTCCTTCTGCTTGGGATTGGATCCATTCAACAAACCCTGGGGCACTGGCATCCAGAGGTCCCAGCCCTGAAACCCcaccaggaaactgaggcttcttTGCTCTCTGTATCTGTCCCCCTTATTTTTCAGTAGCtagacacttttatttttcctagttcCATTTCACACAGAATTCCTAAAATGATCTGGATCTGAATCTGATGCACCAATTGTCTCCTCCTCACATTTTCAAGTCCTGTTACTAGTCGACTCCCCCAGTTCCCACCTACCCTTGGCTCTCAATGTCTGACCTGGAACTTGACTGGATCAGCCACACCCCTTGATCTCTGCACCTGTTTCCCATGTTCTTTCGTGCTTCTCCAATAATTTCCCTTCCCTCTAGGCTCAGACCCCCTGTACTCTCAGCAGACTTCATGCCAGCATCTCTGGGCAGCATGATGTAATCTTATGCTGAAAGACTTGACATACATGGTATCCTCAACAATAGTGGCAAAAGCCCTTTATGATGACATAAGTCAGCTCCTAGTGTATGGGGACTATGTTTAATGTAAGAGTAATACCAAGATGGGAGTTCCTATACAAGGGGCAGGGTCATCTTTACAGGTAGAAGGCAGGGACCCACCTGAAGGCTGAGAACACTGACAAGCTGAAATCGTTCAGGTGAAGTGCTGGTCAAGAATGTGAAGTAACAGACCTAGGCAAAAAACCTCAGAAGTCCTGTCTTTTATGGCTATGGCAGAGCTCTCCAGAGAAGGATGAACAGCATGGTTGAATCCACATGCCCTGAGAACATGCTTGCTATAATATGAGATCAGAAACTTGTGCTGTGTAAGCtcagccgtgtgtgtgtgtgtgtgtgtgtgtgtgtgtgtgtgtgtctttgtttctAGTTTTCCTATGGTTTTCTGGTAAAGACTTTTTGTAAATACCAGCCCACTTCAGCTGTGCTTAGGAAAACCAAGGAAAAGCATTTCTGTCTTCTCCTAAGCTTTGGGAATAACCCTTGGAGAACAGGGTGAAGGTAGAAATGACAACCAAGGTGAGAGCGCCACAAGCTGGTGGAATAAAGAAGAAGGAATGAGCAAGCAAATAGGACcaaatcatttgtttttagaaaatatcatACTGTAGGGTTTTTAATTTGTTCAAGTATTTATTTTGGGAAATCAAATTTCTAATGGCTGTGTAATACATCAGCAGTGCCTTAGGTTAAACTTCCTGCTCTTTAGGTTATTTCTCCCATTtagttctattttaataatagtaaaatagacATAAACCAAACAGTTCTTTAGTGCTACAAAGGTTTCTTTGGGCTAGCCCCACTCTTATAAGAGCAGGCCACCAGGGAAATCTCAAGGTAACATGCTCAGGATGTACCAAACATTCACCCATACCTAGCTTTCCCCCAGCTTGAAGTGATACAGTTTGTTTCTCCACAAGATTCATTTCTTCgtatgaaattcatttttagtttctgACCACTTGGCTTCTCCCAGTTTACTAGGGTCATTACTAATTAGTATGCTGCTGCCCAGGTGCTTTTGCTTCTCAGTCTCAAGTCATCTGTAAACATATTaaagttttcttcctcttctcctttcccactcCACTTCTCCAGTAGGGAAAGGAGTTGTCACAAAGGCTGAGGCACTCAAGTGTGTCTGTACATGGACACTGGGCCTGTGGAGGGGGAACTGCACTACCGCACACTGTCCCCACCCATCCCTTCCACACACGGCCAACAGTTTACCCTTTCACCTGTGAGCTAATGCAGAGTGCTATTCagttagaaataatattttagattatCCAGTCCAATCCCCTAACAGATCAGGAAAATTATTTATCCAAGTTCTCTGaattaaaaggcagaaacaaaattGAATTCAGGTCCCCAAGCATCAGCTCTGTGATGGGCTGGAGAGTTCTGGATGAGGGAATGGGAGCATAGTGGTTCCTGTTAAAAagtattcattcaataaatacatagAGCATTTatttactacgtgccaggcactattttagcTGTTGGGAATTCCGTGATTGAGGGCGTGGAGACAAACCTCTGCCCTTAAGAGGCTTTCGTTATCAAAACTTAAGTACTTTGCTTCATCATCATGGAAAAATTCCCTGTGCCCAGGGTAGGAACGGTTGGGTCTCGTTTCCTATGTAAGGGAATCCCATCTTTCCTTAGCTTCTGTGCTATCTGCAGGGAGAGGGCTGATTTACTGCAGTAGCCAAAGAGAAAGGCGGGCACCTCCTCAGTGCCCTCCCCGCCCTCTGCACCGCGGAGGCCGGGCGGGGCCTACTCTGCCCCAGCGCGCAACCGCGCCCAGCTCAGGTCTGGGATTGTTAGCGCTGGCCTCTCTACCCTCTCTGCTTTCCTGCGGACGGCTGGAGGACAGAGTAACAAGACCCGGCTCTAGCGCCATCCTCCGAGAAAGGACTGCGGGTGGGTGAAAAATCCTTGCAAGGCGGTTGCGCTCAGGGTCTAGTACCCAGACTGGGGGAGGGACGAGTTCTCCCTGACCTGGAGGTTTATGCAGCAAACTGCTCTCTCATGCTTCCCTATTAAGCATCGCAGCTGCACGCTCTTTCCACTCAGCTGAGGCCACTGCAGcgtctcctcccctcctgccccacccgcTAGTTCAGACTCTAGAGCCCCACTGCAGCTTCGCAaccatccttccttttcttctccacttcCTGGTTGCCATGGAGATACACGTCATTTACGTGCCGTGCGTCGCCTTGGAAACAGAGGAGCATCCGCGGCGCCGCTGCGAGACCCGCCCCTGCCACTCCAACCACACTCGCGGGCGCTGCCCGTTAATGGCCGGGGGTAGTCCCGAGCGGTACCCACTGCTGGCCTCCACCCGGACCCCTCCGCGAGAGCTTCTGTGACCCAGAAAACCAGCGGGCACTTGCAGCTCGTGGCGCCCGGAGGGAGGCGCTGACACGGGCTCAATTCAGGAGGCGAGGCAGGTCTGGGCGCTTTCGCCCCGGGGCAAGCCGGAGAGTCGCCGACTTGGGACTCTTCGCAGGGTCCTCGTCCCGCCGGCTCTTCCCGGCCTCCCCCGATCCTGCCCGCGCCCTCCGCCCGGGACTCATCTTCTCACGTCGGCTCTCCGCCCCTCTcgggagcctccttttccctcggctcctccccgcccctccggggacctctcccccatccctgtccctccccccaccccggaggCCGGGCTGGACCGGACCCAGAGCCGCCACCGCCCGCTTCTGCCATTCAATGGAGGACGGTCCgctggagatcatgaccaaggACGGCGGCGACATGCCGGCACCTTTGGAGGTGTCCACCGTGCCGGCCGTGGGGGACGTGATCTCCGGAGAGTACAACGGCGGCATGAAGGAACTGATGGAGCACCTGAAGGCCCAGCTGCAGGCCCTGTTTGAGGACGTGAGGGCCATGCGGGGGGCCCTGGACGAGCAGGCCTCGCACATCCAGGTGCTCTCGGACGACGTGTGCGCCAACCAGCGGGCCATCGTCTCCATGTGCCAGATTATGACCACGGCGCCCCGCCAGGGCGGTCTGGGCGTGGTCGGCGGCAAGGGGAGCTTCCGGGGTGCCCCCCAAGAGCCGGAGACCCCTTCGCCTGGGATCGGGGACAGCGGTTTGCTGGGTCGCGATCCTGAGGACGAGGACGACGATGAAGAGAAGGAGATGCCCAGCTCCGCCACACCCACTAGTCACTGTGAGCGCCCCGAGAGCCCCTGTGCTGGTCTCCTTGGGGGGGACGGGCCACTTGTGGAGCCCCTCGATCTGCCCGACATTACCCTGCTGCAGCTGGAGGGCGAGGCCTCTCTGTGAGGGGACTCCGAGGGGCACTACTTTCCTGGGCTGGCTTTGGGTTTCCGAGTGCATGACGCGAGGGGACTGAACGGTGCGGTGCAGCATGCTTCACTTCGACTGCTGCTCTTGTGGGTCAGGCAGAGTGACTCCCTCGAGGAAGGATTTATAGGGTGAAGGACTTTGGGAGCATCAAGAATTCTTTCTGCCTAACCAAGGGAGACAATAGCAAACTGCGGAAAGGTGAGGTTCCGGGAGAGGAAGCGCCCATCTCTGGACTCCCATCCATCCCCCTACCCTGcccattccccctccccagccaacAGGAGAACCCCTGAATTGTGTaaataaaattctgctttttctATTCTGAAAAAGGACTTATCTAGGACTATGGCAAATAATCTCTAACGATTTACctagaaattaaggaattgggGGTATTCTGTTCTGGCAACAGAAAATTTACCCTTCTGCTGAAATCCAAGATATTCAGCGCTCTGCAGAAGCCTCTCCCCCTCACAGATCTCTGCGGCTGCTGATTGGTAAAGGAAGCTTAAGGAGGGAACTGCAGCCCTAGGAATCTGGGTGAATGGGGTTCCAAGGGCCCCTGGGCTGGGAGGAGCTGGCTATGAATGTGCATGAAGACATAATAGCTCAACCTCTAGGATTCTTGCATGCAGAGTGGATCCTGCCTTGTCACTGACTTCATCGGGGATTGCTTTATCCACCCACTGGGGCTTAGAGAACAAAGAGCCCAGTACACAGGCAGAGACTTGGGGGTGCTCAGCAGCAGCCCAGATTTAGGGGACATTTGAGGGACTCTTGGGGGCCGCAGCCAAAAACTGTCTCTCTCCTGGCTATACCCGCTTAACTTCAGTTCCTTTTCCTGTCAATTTGTCCCTGCCCGCTGCCTCTCGGTGTTGCCTCCATAATGTcctgtgtgtgttatgtgtgttgACTTGTGTAGTAGTGTGTGAGCCCTGAGGGGCAGGGCTTGTGGCTCTGGTGTTAGGTTCAGGGGGCTTCAAACCCTTCTGTGAGTCCACGGCTATCATGGcgctttcccctctcctttcctcttttcccctacaACCAGGGCATGGAGCATGTGGCTGTCCTGAGGTTCTTAACTGATgtgcctccctcccacctccttaaGTAGTGACTTTGTGTGCCCTTTCTCCTCCGCTGTGTATTCCTTCTCAATGCTTTCCTTGGTGTTAACCTTAATAAAGAGGCGTCATCTCCCCTCCTTGCTGACTGGTACTAGGGGGATGTCAGGGTGGGGCTTCTGGGCCCTCTATATGGACCAGGGCTTAGGGGGGAACTGCAGGGACCatgccttccctcctctctccttgccttctgTTCCAAGGAGTTACCAACCCTGCCCTGGTCCGGACGTGCATTGCCAGCTCTATCTACTTTCCCTTGCATCCCAGACCTTGAACTCAagctggatgggggtgggggggagcgtCTGTGTTGAGTCTTCTGGTTTTTAGTAGCAGAACTCCAGATGTGCAAGCGGCTTCAGTGAAGCGCCTGCTCCCTGAGAGATGACTTCCAAATCTGAACTGTGGAAGGGCAGGCATGACACCTGTTCCATGGGAGGGTTAGGGATTGGGTATTGTGGGTATTGTTCTGGAGGGATTGCCTGGGATCTCTGGAATAGAGTGACACATCACAAAACAGTAACTGCCTTGGGCCTCTAGTGGAGAATGCCGGTAAGGTATTCCCTGTGGAGCTTAGACTGACATCAGCTCTAGTCTGCTCCCTTGGGCTACGGAATTTCCCAGGACTGCCCTAGGGAAGACAAATGAGCtggagggctgtgtgtgtgtgtgtgtgtgtgtccacgtgtgtgtgtgtgtgtgggctgTGCACATgagtatatgtgtatttatatgtaccTGTGTTCTTGCTGCTGGTTGCTGCGGAGAGGTTGAAAGAGCTCTGGAACCACAGATCTGAGTTTGAATCTCAGTTCCAACACTGAATGACTGTTTGAAACTTGGTTTGC harbors:
- the CCDC184 gene encoding coiled-coil domain-containing protein 184, producing MEDGPLEIMTKDGGDMPAPLEVSTVPAVGDVISGEYNGGMKELMEHLKAQLQALFEDVRAMRGALDEQASHIQVLSDDVCANQRAIVSMCQIMTTAPRQGGLGVVGGKGSFRGAPQEPETPSPGIGDSGLLGRDPEDEDDDEEKEMPSSATPTSHCERPESPCAGLLGGDGPLVEPLDLPDITLLQLEGEASL